One Pseudonocardia sediminis DNA window includes the following coding sequences:
- a CDS encoding LysE/ArgO family amino acid transporter codes for MTPLLSPLLVGFGTGISLIAAIGAQNAFVLRQGLRREHVLAVASFCSVADLVLVMAAIGGVGAVMAQAPGLLTAARVLGIVYLLVYGAMALRRAWRPDALVAGPDRRTSTPLTVVLGTAAAMTLLNPHLYLDVLMLGSIANAHPGDGRWLFGAGVVVASVTWFFSLACGATRLAGVFARPAAWRLLDLGVAVVMVVIAATLAAGFVS; via the coding sequence GTGACTCCCCTCCTCTCCCCGCTGCTCGTGGGGTTCGGCACCGGTATCTCGTTGATCGCGGCGATCGGCGCGCAGAACGCGTTCGTGCTCCGCCAGGGCCTGCGCCGCGAGCACGTCCTGGCGGTGGCGTCGTTCTGCTCGGTGGCCGACCTGGTGCTGGTCATGGCGGCGATCGGCGGGGTCGGGGCCGTCATGGCGCAGGCACCCGGACTGCTCACGGCGGCGCGTGTGCTGGGGATCGTCTACCTGCTCGTCTACGGCGCGATGGCACTGCGGCGGGCGTGGCGGCCGGACGCGCTCGTCGCCGGGCCGGACCGGCGGACGTCGACGCCTCTGACGGTCGTGCTCGGGACGGCCGCGGCGATGACGCTGCTCAACCCGCACCTCTACCTCGACGTGCTGATGCTGGGCTCGATCGCGAACGCCCATCCCGGAGACGGGCGGTGGCTCTTCGGCGCGGGCGTCGTCGTCGCGAGCGTGACGTGGTTCTTCTCCCTGGCCTGCGGCGCGACCCGGCTGGCCGGGGTGTTCGCCCGGCCGGCGGCGTGGCGGCTGCTCGACCTGGGCGTCGCCGTCGTCATGGTCGTGATCGCGGCGACGCTGGCGGCCGGGTTCGTCTCCTGA